In the genome of Abyssalbus ytuae, the window GTATCTGAACTTGTTTTTGTTGCATTCGGAAATCTCGCCCCCTGTCTATGGTTATAAGGATTGTTGTATTGTGCTTTTCCAACAAACACAATAAATAAAAATGTTATTTTAAAAAGGGCCTTCATTTACTTCTTGGTTTATTAATTTAATATCTCCCGGTGTATTGTAATTTTCAATATCTAAAATATCGCCTCCGGTATATTCACCGCTAAACTGATGCTGATTGCCGTTAAGTGTAATGATTCCATCCACAACATAATCACCTATTTGAAGTGATAAAGTATCATTATTATCTATTTCAGTCCGTTTTCTTACAAGCCATCCATTTATAACAGCATATGGAGATATGTCAGCAGTACCACCACCTCCGGTTGTAGTTGTGTAAATTTTAACTCCTACCATTCGAATTATATATTAGGAAAGCGATTAAAGAAACTGCAAATAAACCTACTCCAAGAACGTTTTTTTTTTCATAAACAAATTTTTTTAATCTTTTCAGCCATCCATCTTTAAACACACCTCCAATATTTTCATAAAAATTTTCCCTGGCTTTTAAAATATGCTTATGCAACAATTCAGGGTTAACGGAATTAATTGCTTTAATAGTTTGCGGTCCAATCGCACCATCGATTGTTATTTTTTTATCAAAATCATATACAAGTATTTTCTGCACTATTTTACCGGCACTACCTGCACCGGCATTAACTGCATGGTCAACTAATATGTTTGCAACACTTTGATTATTAATAGAGCTGGCACTTACAGCATTCCAGTACCAGGCTTTATATATTTCAATAGCTATATTTTTAGACATATTTTTCATATCCTTTTCACTTGGAGGGTAACCAATCCATTTTTCATACACAGGTGCGGAAATACCATAATTAGTACCCACCAACTGGTTTAATGAGTTATAATTACCAGTGTCCGAAGGATGTTTTTGATAGCCCCCCTCGGCCTGCAGTAATAAAGGCAGATATGAATAAAAATTAGCCATTTATTATACTTTAGCTTTTACCTCTTTTTTTTTGTCTTTTTTTCTTGCCAAAGCAAACACAACCAATGTGCCTAATGCTATCCATCCTAATTTTTTCAGGTTGTCAGGTTTTGTTGCTGTAACAATTACATCATCAAGTGTTTGAATATCCTCTTCCAGGTAAATCACTGCGGGAACACTTGTTGAATCGATCACCATAGGCTTGAAACCTATATAGGAAATCACTATTTTACCATTGCTTGGAATGGCATCCATATTAAAAATACCCTCCTGGTTGGTGGCTACTCCTTTTGTCGGATCACTTTGTAAATAGATATTTGCACCGGGTAACGGCATATTGTCTGATTTTGATACAACACGGCTTGTAACAGATGCCAAAGACTTATTTGAGCAGGACCCGCCGTAATTACTCCATGGATCATCAACAGGGCATCCCATACCCGTTGCAAACATTTGTTTTTGAAATAATGATTTCTTTTTCATAGCAATTTTTTTTTAGCGTTAAGCGAAAACAAAGCCTGCCTGCTCAACAATGTTTTTAACTAATTTATATGTGGTTGCATCTAAAATGCTGTTTAATTCGGATTTCAGCCAATACACTAAATCTCGTTTTTTGGCAATTCCTGTTAAATCCTGAATCCCTCCTGCAATATTTTCCGGAGGGGATCCGAAACCATTATAATGCTTCAAACCAAATTCGTTATAAATAAGCTTGAAGTCTTCCGGGTTGATCTTTTTAAAAATTTCTTTAATAACATTTGTATCAGTTCCCTGGTAGTTAAAAACAGGAACGGTCCAGTTAAATGCAATCAACAATTGTGATGCGTATTGTTTCGCCTGTTGTTTGCTAATAGTTGTTTTACTATTGTTAACCGGTGCATCAATTTCAATATTTTCATCAATATTTTCCCCGGAAAGGGTATCACCTGTTTTTTTCAATCCTTTGAAAAGTCCGTACAAGGCAATAATAGTAATAGTGCCACCCACAATGTACAAAGTAGTTTTAGGGTTCTTACTTGCGTATTCACCTGTTTTTTTGGCCACTTCTTTTGTTGCTTCAGCAGCTTTAGAAACTGTTTTTTTAACCTTTTCTTTTGTTTGGTTTGATATTACTTTTTTTGCCATGACATTTATTTTAAAAATGCTTTTAAAGTGCCGTATAATACCGGGTTTTTAAAATAACTCTGCGCTTTTTCGCTCTCACTTAATTTGGATAATTTTTCCAGTACTTCGCTTGGTAGTTCATTAAGCTTTTCTAAAGCCCTGAATCTT includes:
- a CDS encoding glycoside hydrolase family 108 protein, with translation MANFYSYLPLLLQAEGGYQKHPSDTGNYNSLNQLVGTNYGISAPVYEKWIGYPPSEKDMKNMSKNIAIEIYKAWYWNAVSASSINNQSVANILVDHAVNAGAGSAGKIVQKILVYDFDKKITIDGAIGPQTIKAINSVNPELLHKHILKARENFYENIGGVFKDGWLKRLKKFVYEKKNVLGVGLFAVSLIAFLIYNSNGRS
- a CDS encoding carboxypeptidase-like regulatory domain-containing protein, with protein sequence MKKKSLFQKQMFATGMGCPVDDPWSNYGGSCSNKSLASVTSRVVSKSDNMPLPGANIYLQSDPTKGVATNQEGIFNMDAIPSNGKIVISYIGFKPMVIDSTSVPAVIYLEEDIQTLDDVIVTATKPDNLKKLGWIALGTLVVFALARKKDKKKEVKAKV